Proteins from one Ricinus communis isolate WT05 ecotype wild-type chromosome 9, ASM1957865v1, whole genome shotgun sequence genomic window:
- the LOC8280191 gene encoding 3-ketoacyl-CoA synthase 11 produces the protein MAEESIRNSPPESVRVEAQPPEMKRNNLPNFLLSVRLKYVKLGYHYLISNAMYLLLVPLLGIASAQLSTLKIEDLVQLWNHLKFNFVSVTLCSGLIVFLATLYFMSRPRKIYLVNFACYKPEPARICTRETFMEKSAMAGSFTEENLAFQKKILERSGLGQKTYLPEAVMRVPPNPCMAEARKEAETVMFSAIDELLGKTGVKAKDLGILIVNCSLFNPTPSLSAMIINHYKLRGNILSYNLGGMGCSAGLISIDLAKQLLQVQPNSYALVVSMENITLNWYFGNDRSMLVSNCLFRMGGAAILLSNRSSDRRRSKYQLIHTVRTHKGADDKCYNCVFQKEDESDKKRIGVSLSKDLMAVAGEALKTNITTLGPLVLPMSEQLLFFATLVARKVFKMKIKPYIPDFKLAFEHFCIHAGGRAVLDELEKNLDLAEWHMEPSRMTLYRFGNTSSSSLWYELAYSEAKGRIRKGDRTWQIAFGSGFKCNSAVWRALKTINPAKEKNPWMDEIDDFPVHVPKVVSISSSS, from the exons ATGGCAGAGGAAAGTATACGAAACTCGCCACCTGAATCGGTCAGAGTGGAAGCTCAACCGCCTGAAATGAAGAGAAACAATCTGCCAAACTTTCTCTTATCAGTTAGACTCAAGTATGTGAAGTTAGGTTACCATTATTTAATCTCTAATGCCATGTATCTCCTGCTCGTTCCACTTCTAGGCATTGCTTCTGCTCAACTCTCGACACTCAAAATTGAAGATCTTGTTCAGCTATGGAACCACCTCAAGTTCAATTTTGTATCTGTAACTCTATGTTCTGGTCTTATAGTTTTCTTGGCTACTCTCTACTTCATGAGCCGTCCAAGAAAAATATACTTGGTAAATTTTGCATGTTACAAGCCAGAACCAGCTCGAATCTGCACAAGAGAAACATTTATGGAGAAATCAGCAATGGCTGGTAGCTTCACTGAAGAGAACTTGGCCTTTCAAAAGAAGATTCTTGAGAGGTCTGGTCTGGGACAAAAGACATACTTGCCGGAGGCCGTGATGCGGGTCCCACCAAACCCGTGTATGGCGGAGGCAAGGAAGGAGGCTGAGACTGTGATGTTCAGCGCCATTGATGAGCTCTTAGGCAAAACAGGGGTTAAAGCTAAGGATTTAGGAATTCTTATTGTGAATTGTAGTTTGTTCAATCCTACACCGTCTCTGTCTGCTATGATAATTAACCACTACAAGCTTAGAGGAAATATTTTGAGCTATAATCTTGGTGGTATGGGCTGCAGTGCTGGACTTATTTCAATTGATCTTGCCAAACAGCTTTTACAG GTTCAACCCAACTCCTATGCTCTAGTGGTCAGTATGGAGAACATTACTCTAAACTGGTACTTCGGCAATGATCGGTCGATGCTTGTCTCAAACTGCCTCTTTCGGATGGGTGGCGCTGCCATCCTTCTCTCCAACAGGTCATCGGATCGCCGCCGTTCAAAGTATCAACTCATCCACACAGTTCGCACCCACAAAGGAGCTGATGATAAATGTTACAATTGTGTGTTCCAAAAAGAAGATGAaagtgataaaaaaagaattggtGTCTCACTTTCTAAAGATCTTATGGCTGTTGCAGGAGAAGCATTGAAAACCAATATTACTACACTAGGTCCTTTAGTTCTACCGATGTCTGAGCAACTACTATTCTTTGCAACTTTAGTTGCAAGAAAAGTCTTTAAAATGAAGATAAAACCATACATTCCAGATTTCAAGTTAGCGTTTGAACACTTCTGCATTCACGCAGGAGGAAGAGCTGTTTTAGACGAGTTAGAGAAGAATCTTGATCTTGCAGAGTGGCATATGGAGCCTTCAAGAATGACTCTTTATAGGTTTGGTAATACTTCTAGTAGTTCTTTATGGTATGAACTTGCTTATTCTGAAGCCAAAGGAAGAATCAGGAAAGGTGATAGAACATGGCAAATTGCATTCGGTTCAGGATTTAAATGTAACAGTGCTGTTTGGCGTGCATTGAAGACAATTAATCCTGCCAAAGAGAAGAATCCTTGGATGGACGAGATTGATGATTTTCCTGTACATGTGCCTAAGGTGGTGtccatttcttcttcaagCTAG
- the LOC8280190 gene encoding uncharacterized protein LOC8280190: MSSLGTSKGILEIAKFGVYVTVPIILMYTFANNTKNLQKFMGNKSYIVYPPEGPRPPSPEELREMARELVRERKSH; the protein is encoded by the exons ATGTCTTCATTGGGTACATCAAAGGGTATTTTAGAGATCGCAAAGTTTGGTGTTTATGTCACAGTTCCAATCATTCTTATGTACACTTTCGCCAACAATACCAAGAATCTCCAGAAATTCATGGGAAAT AAATCTTACATAGTATATCCCCCAGAGGGACCAAGGCCTCCATCACCAGAGGAACTAAGGGAAATGGCGCGAGAATTAGTTCGTGAGAGGAAGAGTCACTGA